From the Malus domestica chromosome 17, GDT2T_hap1 genome, one window contains:
- the LOC103405134 gene encoding pentatricopeptide repeat-containing protein At3g59040-like isoform X2, whose protein sequence is MLAPRKFLQKRKKVEAFKDAADEADQKNWRRLMNEIEKTGSAVSVLKSEKLKDKTVPKDVVLGTLVRFKQLKKWILVSQILEWLQTQNWWDFSKMDFLMLMTAYGKQGHYTRAEKLLRLMNEKGRHSPSVISHTALMEAYGKGRRYNNAEAIFRRMLFSGPEPSAVTYQIILKIFVEGCKFKEAEEIFETLLNEEKSPLKPDQKKVHMMIYMYKKGGSYDKARKMFAVMSERGVPQSTITINSLISFENNTRKSPRCITRCKELVSDLT, encoded by the exons ATGCTGGCACCAAGAAAATTCTTGCAGAAAAGGAAGAAAGTAGAAGCTTTCAAAGATGCTGCTGATGAAGCCGACCAGAAGAACTGGAGGAGACTTATGAATGAAATTGAAAAGACAGGTTCTGCAGTTTCTGTGCTCAAAAGTGAAAAGCTCAAGGACAAGACTGTTCCCAAGGATGTTGTCCTTGGAACTTTGGTTAGATTTAAGCAACTGAAAAAATGGATCCTTGTCAGCCAG ATTCTCGAATGGCTCCAGACACAGAACTGGTGGGACTTCAGCAAAATGGATTTCCTGATGCTTATGACAGCTTATGGAAAGCAAGGGCACTACACAAGGGCCGAGAAGCTTTTAAGGTTGATGAACGAGAAAGGCCGCCATTCACCAAGTGTAATATCTCATACTGCTCTTATGGAAGCATATGGAAAAGGACGGCGATATAACAATGCTGAAGCAATATTTAGAAGGATGCTGTTTTCTGGGCCTGAACCGTCTGCTGTGACATATCAAATAATACTAAAGATATTTGTTGAG GGATGTAAGTTCAAGGAAGCTGAAGAAATATTTGAGACTCTTTTAAATGAGGAAAAATCACCCTTAAAGCCAGACCAAAAGAAGGTCCACATGATGATTTATATGTATAAGAAGGGGGGGAGTTATGATAAAGCTCGTAAGATGTTTGCAGTGATGTCTGAGAGAGGTGTTCCACAATCGACGATCACTATTAATAGCTTGAtatcatttgaaaataatacaAGGAAGTCTCCAAGATGTATAACCAG ATGCAAAGAGCTGGTCTCCGACCTGACGTAG
- the LOC103405134 gene encoding pentatricopeptide repeat-containing protein At3g59040-like isoform X1: MPQTLFLKPFISSAPLDNWSKLKECTNFIGSRVICTGMLAPRKFLQKRKKVEAFKDAADEADQKNWRRLMNEIEKTGSAVSVLKSEKLKDKTVPKDVVLGTLVRFKQLKKWILVSQILEWLQTQNWWDFSKMDFLMLMTAYGKQGHYTRAEKLLRLMNEKGRHSPSVISHTALMEAYGKGRRYNNAEAIFRRMLFSGPEPSAVTYQIILKIFVEGCKFKEAEEIFETLLNEEKSPLKPDQKKVHMMIYMYKKGGSYDKARKMFAVMSERGVPQSTITINSLISFENNTRKSPRCITRCKELVSDLT; encoded by the exons ATGCCTCAAACCCTTTTCTTGAAGCCCTTCATTTCATCAGCTCCTCTTGATAATTGGAG TAAATTGAAAGAATGCACAAATTTTATAGGTTCCCGTGTCATTTGTACGGGCATGCTGGCACCAAGAAAATTCTTGCAGAAAAGGAAGAAAGTAGAAGCTTTCAAAGATGCTGCTGATGAAGCCGACCAGAAGAACTGGAGGAGACTTATGAATGAAATTGAAAAGACAGGTTCTGCAGTTTCTGTGCTCAAAAGTGAAAAGCTCAAGGACAAGACTGTTCCCAAGGATGTTGTCCTTGGAACTTTGGTTAGATTTAAGCAACTGAAAAAATGGATCCTTGTCAGCCAG ATTCTCGAATGGCTCCAGACACAGAACTGGTGGGACTTCAGCAAAATGGATTTCCTGATGCTTATGACAGCTTATGGAAAGCAAGGGCACTACACAAGGGCCGAGAAGCTTTTAAGGTTGATGAACGAGAAAGGCCGCCATTCACCAAGTGTAATATCTCATACTGCTCTTATGGAAGCATATGGAAAAGGACGGCGATATAACAATGCTGAAGCAATATTTAGAAGGATGCTGTTTTCTGGGCCTGAACCGTCTGCTGTGACATATCAAATAATACTAAAGATATTTGTTGAG GGATGTAAGTTCAAGGAAGCTGAAGAAATATTTGAGACTCTTTTAAATGAGGAAAAATCACCCTTAAAGCCAGACCAAAAGAAGGTCCACATGATGATTTATATGTATAAGAAGGGGGGGAGTTATGATAAAGCTCGTAAGATGTTTGCAGTGATGTCTGAGAGAGGTGTTCCACAATCGACGATCACTATTAATAGCTTGAtatcatttgaaaataatacaAGGAAGTCTCCAAGATGTATAACCAG ATGCAAAGAGCTGGTCTCCGACCTGACGTAG
- the LOC103405135 gene encoding protein NPG1-like has protein sequence MESGEYEEGMVVEFSANGNSMKATEVQAKLDEGNIQEAESSLREGLSLNFEEARALLGKLEYQRGNLEGALRVFDGIDLQAAIGRLQPNLAEKTPSKKGRTRSDSQHTVSQHAATLILDAIYLKAKSLQKLGRLKEAANECNNVLDAVEKIFHQGIPDAQVDGRLQETVSQAVELLPELWKQSGHPQEAISAYRRALLSQWNLDNDCCARIQKGFAVFLLYSGVEAGPPSLGAQVEGSYVPKNNLEEAILLLMILLRKLSLGKTKWDPSLMEHLTFALSLCNQTFVLAKQLEEIMPGVYHRVDHWNSLALCYSGAGQNEEALNLLRKSLHKHERPDELMALLLAAKICSEDSHVAAEGVGYAQRAISNAQGLDEHLRGVGLRLLGLSLGKQAKVSSSDFERSRLQSEALKSLNEAIILEPNNSDLAFELGVHYAEHRNLNTALRYAKQFIDQTGGSLIKGWRLLALVLSAQQRFSEAHVVTDATLDETAKWEQGPLLRLKAKLKISQSLPMDAIETYRNLLALVQAQRKSFGPLRMSPQAEDDKVNEFEVWHGLSDLYSSLSYWKDAEICLSKARELKQHSAETLHIEGVIFEGQGQIQEALATNIDGLLLEPCYVPCKILIAALLSKMGSTALPVARSLLSDALRIDPSNRKAWYYLGMIHRDDGRIGDAIDCFQAASMLEESDPVESFSSVL, from the exons ATGGAGTCTGGCGAGTATGAGGAAGGCATGGTAGTTGAATTCTCTGCAAATGGGAATTCCATGAAAGCAACAGAGGTTCAGGCCAAGCTTGATGAAGGAAACATTCAGGAGGCAGAATCTTCGTTACGAGAAGGGCTATCACTCAATTTTGAG GAAGCAAGAGCCCTTCTTGGAAAGCTGGAGTATCAAAGAGGTAACCTAGAAGGTGCACTTCGTGTGTTTGATGGCATTGATCTTCAAGCTGCCATAGGGCGATTGCAACCTAATCTTGCTGAGAAAACACCTTCTAAGAAGGGCCGAACTCGTTCTGACTCACAGCATACAGTCTCACAGCATGCTGCTACTCTCATTCTTGATGCCATATACTTAAAAGCCAAGTCTCTACAAAAGCTTGGGAGATTAAAAG AAGCTGCTAATGAATGCAACAATGTGCTTGATGCTGTGGAAAAAATATTCCATCAGGGCATACCTGATGCACAAGTAGATGGTAGATTACAAGAGACAGTCAGCCAAGCTGTGGAGCTTCTTCCTGAGCTTTGGAAGCAATCTGGCCACCCTCAAGAAGCAATATCTGCTTATAGACGTGCCCTACTTAGTCAATGGAACCTTGACAATGACTGCTGTGCAAGAATTCAGAAAGGATTTGCTGTGTTTTTGCTGTACAGTGGAGTAGAGGCTGGTCCACCCAGTTTAGGTGCTCAGGTTGAAGGCTCATATGTCCCTAAAAATAACCTGGAGGAGGCTATTCTGCTTTTGATGATCCTTTTGAGAAAATTATCCCTAGGTAAAACCAAATGGGATCCATCATTGATGGaacatctaacatttgctttaTCTTTATGCAACCAAACTTTTGTTTTAGCAAAGCAACTTGAAGAAATCATGCCTGGAGTATATCACCGTGTTGATCATTGGAATTCTTTAGCCCTTTGTTATAGTGGAGCAGGCCAGAATGAAGAGGCGTTGAACCTATTAAGGAAGTCTTTGCACAAACATGAACGACCAGATGAACTCATGGCATTGTTATTAGCCGCCAAAATCTGCAGTGAGGATTCCCACGTTGCAGCTGAGGGAGTGGGATATGCACAAAGGGCTATTAGCAATGCTCAGGGGTTGGATGAACATTTAAGGGGTGTAGGACTTCGCTTGTTGGGTCTTTCTTTGGGGAAGCAAGCTAAAGTTTCTTCTTCTGACTTTGAGAGGTCTCGTCTTCAGTCTGAAGCACTGAAATCACTAAATGAGGCGATTATTTTGGAGCCAAACAATTCAGATTTGGCCTTCGAGTTGGGAGTTCACTACGCAGAGCACCGGAATCTGAATACGGCTTTGCGCTATGCAAAACAGTTCATTGATCAAACAGGGGGCTCCCTGATAAAAGGTTGGAGGTTGCTTGCTCTTGTTTTGTCTGCTCAACAGCGATTTTCAGAAGCTCATGTGGTCACTGATGCTACTTTGGATGAGACCGCAAAATGGGAACAAGGGCCACTTCTCAGGCTTAAGGCAAAGCTAAAAATTTCCCAATCATTACCCATGGATGCAATTGAAACTTATCGTAACCTTCTTGCTTTGGTTCAAGCCCAAAGGAAATCTTTTGGACCTCTCAGAATGAGTCCTCAG GCTGAGGATGATAAAGTCAATGAATTTGAAGTTTGGCATGGATTGTCAGACTTGTACTCTAGCCTTTCGTATTGGAAGGATGCAGAAATATGTTTGAGTAAAGCCAGAGAGCTGAAGCAGCACTCTGCAGAAACGCTGCACATAGAAG GTGTCATCTTTGAAGGACAGGGGCAAATTCAAGAAGCTCTAGCCACTAATATCGATGGTCTTCTGCTGGAACCCTGTTATGTTCCTTGCAAGATTTTGATTGCTGCTCTTCTGTCAAAGATGGGATCAACGGCATTGCCTGTGGCAAGGAGCTTACTCTCGGATGCATTAAGGATCGATCCTAGCAATCGAAAGGCTTGGTATTACTTGGGAATGATTCACAGAGATGATGGACGAATAGGGGATGCCATAGACTGCTTCCAGGCAGCTTCCATGCTTGAAGAATCGGATCCAGTTGAAAGCTTCAGCTCTGTTCTCTGA